In a genomic window of Trachemys scripta elegans isolate TJP31775 chromosome 12, CAS_Tse_1.0, whole genome shotgun sequence:
- the LOC117885441 gene encoding olfactory receptor 4D2-like, producing the protein MKQGPYSAPLCGDFICGELGAVEGELVNTHWELQIEAENILNTQNGPQNLTTTVTEFVLLGLTQSPDLQIFLFIIFFIVYLTTWLGNFTIITTVITDHRLHTPMYFLLANLAFLDVSDSSVTTPKLLLGLLNQRKTISFNECILQMFFYHFIGGAMAFFLVGMAIDRYVAIHKPLKYLIIMNHSMCMGLVALAWLGGFTHSAVQMGLLLQLPFCGPNILDNFYCDVPQVIKLACTDTHVVELQMVFNGGVLLVVVFIILLISYIIILVKIRTHVTDGKHKALSTCGTQIAVVCLIFIPSIFIYARPFKKFTLDKVVSVIYTVITPMLNPMIYTLRNAEMKNAIRRLISRMLFSGKKLKT; encoded by the exons ATGAAGCAGGGCCCCtattctgcaccactgtgtgGGGATTTCATCTGTGGGGAACTTGGAGCTGTGGAGGGAGAACTCGTCAACACCCATTGGGAGCTGCAGATAGAAGCAGA gaatattttaaatacacaaaatggaccacagaacctcaccactACAGTGACAGAATTTGTCCTCCTGGGACTTACCCAGAGTCCTGACCTGCAGATATTCCTCTTCATCATCTTCTTCATAGTCTACCTGACAACCTGGCTGGGAAACTTCACCATCATCACCACAGTGATCACTGACCACCGgctccacacccccatgtacttcctTCTGGCCAACTTGGCTTTCCTAGATGTCAGTGACTCATCAGTCACTACTCCCAAATTGCTGTTGGGTCTTCTCAATCAGCGCAAAACCATCTCATTCAACGAGTGCATCCTCCAGATGTTCTTCTATCACTTCATCGGGGGTGCAATGGCATTTTTCCTTGTGGGGATGGCAATTGATCGGTATGTGGCCATCCATAAACCATTGAAATACTTGATTATCATGAACCATAGTATGTGCATGGGGCTGGTGGCATTGGCATGGCTGGGTGGATTCACTCACTCTGCTGTTCAAATGGGGCTACTCCTCCAGCTACCATTCTGTGGGCCGAACATCCTGGACAATTTctattgtgatgtcccacaagTCATCAAACTGGCCTGCACTGACACCCATGTGGTTGAGCTGCAGATGGTCTTCAATGGTGGAGTGCTCCTTGTGGTCGTATTCATCATTCTGCTCATTTCCTACATTATCATCTTAGTCAAGATCAGGACACACGTCACAGATGGGAAGCACAAGGCTCTGTCCACCTGTGGAACCCAGATTGCCGTGGTGTGTTTAATATTCATACCCAGCATCTTCATCTACGCTCGCCCCTTCAAGAAGTTCACCCTGGACAAGGTGGTCTCAGTCATTTACACTGTAATCACCCCAATGCTGAACCCAATGATCTACACGCTGAGAAATGCTGAGATGAAAAATGCCATCAGGAGACTGATAAGCAGAATGCTGTTCTCAGGGAAGAAACTAAagacataa